In Pleurocapsa sp. PCC 7319, the following are encoded in one genomic region:
- a CDS encoding glycosyltransferase family 2 protein has product MKPVVSVVIPAYNSEDYIAQALKSVFAQTYHNFEIILVDDASTDSTLKIARSFNDHRLTIIENLQNRGVSCARNLGIRRAQGNWIALLDSDDWYAPRRLENLLKVALEQNADLVADDLFLVREQEKSPWSTLLQENQQQIISWELIDAARFVQTDRPAPINAPKKWSYGYTKPLIKREFLHKHNLEYNELISVGEDFVLYLQCLLKKARFLLIAHPYYYYRIRDLSLSSRKPTEYLAQSWEITQSFINFENVSEANPELLKVIYQNLKTFKNRLAYYRTVEYFKQKKLLSALRQILICPYVLIDFINKLITVFDNQILSIFFSKRLSILI; this is encoded by the coding sequence ATGAAACCAGTAGTATCAGTTGTAATACCTGCGTATAACAGTGAAGATTATATCGCTCAAGCTCTAAAATCAGTTTTTGCGCAAACTTACCACAATTTTGAAATTATTTTAGTTGATGATGCTTCAACCGATTCAACTCTAAAAATTGCTCGAAGCTTTAATGATCATCGACTCACAATTATTGAGAATTTGCAAAATAGAGGCGTAAGTTGCGCTCGCAATTTGGGAATTAGAAGAGCACAGGGAAACTGGATTGCTCTTCTCGATTCAGACGATTGGTATGCACCTAGACGGTTAGAAAATTTGCTAAAAGTTGCATTAGAACAAAATGCCGATCTGGTTGCCGATGATTTATTTTTAGTTCGAGAACAAGAAAAATCTCCTTGGAGTACTTTGCTACAAGAAAATCAACAACAGATTATCTCTTGGGAATTAATCGACGCTGCTAGATTCGTGCAAACCGATCGCCCTGCTCCGATAAATGCTCCCAAAAAATGGAGTTATGGCTATACTAAACCCTTGATCAAACGAGAATTTTTGCACAAACACAATCTTGAGTACAACGAATTAATTAGTGTCGGGGAAGATTTTGTGCTTTATTTACAATGTTTGCTCAAGAAAGCGCGTTTTTTACTAATAGCTCATCCCTATTATTATTATCGAATTCGTGACCTGTCTCTTTCTAGCAGAAAGCCAACCGAGTATTTAGCCCAGTCTTGGGAAATAACTCAAAGCTTTATAAATTTTGAAAACGTTTCTGAAGCAAATCCTGAACTACTTAAAGTAATATATCAAAATCTCAAAACTTTTAAAAACAGGCTAGCTTACTATCGTACAGTAGAATACTTTAAACAAAAAAAACTTTTGAGTGCTTTAAGACAGATACTTATCTGTCCTTATGTTTTGATTGATTTTATAAATAAGCTGATTACTGTTTTCGATAACCAAATATTATCTATTTTTTTCTCCAAGCGATTAAGTATATTAATTTGA
- a CDS encoding alkaline phosphatase family protein produces MKQSTIVLGLDAAEPRLIEDWMAAGHLPNLSRICQAGIYGRLDNTVNYCGVPTEYSTTEPLWATFSTGCRADTLGYWDTVSYNPDNYKIVCDIVTSGYDYQEYPPFYALGENYKVAVLDVPVTTLTNNLNGVQILGWGGHYPYTVSASNPPEIFDQIIQKYGKNPVLHNDNGLWWNPKYVTWIQEALTQSIEGHCAIACELLKQEQWDLFLMVFGETHTVGHDLYNHSQADHPVYNFLSNKGTKPDPVLNVYQQVDTAIGEILESAPQDVNVLCFSVHGMAANFTDLLSMAVLPELLYRFHFGKAAIAPGKVGSTPDPIVTKPIRNSWPGEIWSQVYEPNPLKKLFRTWTHKKFLRGSKHGLLSPYSLLDEPIEQELAMGWMPSMWYSPLWPEMKAFALPAFTNGHIRINLKGRDRDGVVEASEYDALCTELTEILHDLVDGRNGHRVVKQVVKTHSTPLDDNPKLPDADLVVIWQEPITDVVDSSRLGRVGPLTHCRAGGHKGQGFLLAKGPDVPAGTGFSSGETVDLAPTILNLMNAEIPQYFDGKTLFQNASGSV; encoded by the coding sequence ATGAAACAATCAACAATCGTGCTTGGTTTAGATGCTGCTGAACCTAGATTAATTGAAGACTGGATGGCGGCAGGACACCTACCTAATCTAAGCAGGATTTGTCAAGCAGGAATTTATGGACGTTTAGATAATACAGTAAATTACTGCGGTGTCCCGACAGAATATTCGACCACAGAGCCTCTGTGGGCAACTTTTTCTACAGGATGTCGTGCTGATACTTTAGGCTATTGGGATACTGTTAGCTACAATCCAGACAATTACAAAATAGTCTGTGATATTGTTACCAGCGGTTATGACTATCAAGAATATCCTCCTTTTTATGCTCTGGGAGAAAATTACAAAGTAGCAGTCTTGGATGTTCCCGTTACAACTCTTACTAATAATCTTAATGGAGTGCAAATTTTAGGTTGGGGAGGACATTATCCCTATACTGTGAGCGCTTCTAATCCCCCCGAAATTTTCGACCAGATTATTCAAAAATACGGCAAAAATCCAGTTTTACATAATGATAATGGTTTATGGTGGAACCCTAAATATGTCACTTGGATTCAAGAAGCTTTGACACAAAGCATCGAGGGACACTGCGCGATCGCCTGTGAACTACTAAAACAGGAACAATGGGATTTGTTTTTGATGGTATTTGGGGAAACTCATACTGTAGGTCATGACTTATACAACCATAGCCAGGCAGATCACCCTGTATATAACTTTCTCAGTAACAAAGGAACTAAACCCGATCCAGTATTAAATGTCTATCAGCAAGTTGATACTGCTATTGGCGAGATTTTAGAGTCTGCTCCCCAAGATGTTAATGTATTATGTTTTTCCGTTCATGGTATGGCAGCCAATTTTACCGATCTATTAAGTATGGCTGTATTACCAGAGTTACTATATCGCTTTCACTTTGGTAAAGCGGCGATCGCTCCTGGTAAAGTTGGCTCTACTCCAGATCCGATTGTAACTAAACCGATTAGGAACTCTTGGCCGGGAGAGATTTGGAGTCAAGTTTACGAACCCAATCCCCTGAAAAAATTATTCCGTACTTGGACTCATAAAAAATTTTTGAGAGGTTCAAAACATGGTTTGCTTTCTCCTTATAGCTTATTAGATGAGCCAATAGAGCAGGAATTAGCTATGGGCTGGATGCCCAGTATGTGGTATTCTCCTCTGTGGCCAGAAATGAAAGCATTTGCTTTACCAGCATTTACCAATGGTCATATTCGGATTAACCTCAAGGGAAGAGATCGTGATGGAGTTGTTGAGGCTTCTGAGTATGATGCTTTATGTACAGAATTAACCGAAATTCTCCATGACCTTGTAGACGGTAGAAACGGACATCGAGTAGTTAAACAAGTAGTTAAAACTCATTCCACGCCCCTAGACGACAATCCTAAGCTACCAGATGCAGACCTAGTTGTAATATGGCAAGAACCAATTACAGATGTAGTTGACAGTTCAAGATTGGGACGGGTTGGTCCGTTAACTCACTGCCGTGCCGGTGGTCATAAAGGTCAAGGTTTTCTACTGGCAAAAGGACCCGATGTTCCTGCTGGGACGGGTTTTTCTTCAGGTGAGACCGTAGATTTAGCTCCCACCATTTTAAATTTAATGAACGCAGAAATCCCCCAGTATTTTGATGGAAAAACCTTGTTTCAAAATGCTTCTGGTTCAGTATAG
- a CDS encoding lipopolysaccharide biosynthesis protein, giving the protein MNLAEIRLKTTNLLQSSLARDTFWLLLSKLFTVIIQAGYFIIVARLLGKENYGSFLVITAAANIVFPFVALGSDHVLVKNVATNRSSFQTFWGNTLVLLTANGAAITIILLLLSPVIFPTELAWGTILLILLADLLCLGLFDISLKALIAGDLVKKTAQLGIFSNCGKLLAALSLSVFVAQPNITNWSYLYLTSSVITAAIAILLVNKMLGSPRPIWSHLKSNVEEGLYFSISASANNINANLDKSMLGKLSSVAATGIYGSAYRFIDVGNVPLFALSGATYTRFFQHGASGIKGSLGFARRLLPMIAFYAIASIIGYWVLAPYIPVILGEEYREAIEALLWLSPLPAIAAFQYLAADTLTGSGHQKARSIVQVAAAIINVILNIVLIPQFSWQGAAWATLISDSLRLVCLWSIVFILLRREQP; this is encoded by the coding sequence ATGAATCTAGCGGAGATTAGGTTAAAAACTACAAATTTATTGCAGAGTAGTTTGGCAAGGGATACATTTTGGCTATTATTGTCTAAATTATTCACCGTAATCATTCAAGCAGGGTATTTTATTATTGTTGCCCGCCTATTAGGAAAAGAAAATTATGGTTCTTTTCTCGTCATCACTGCCGCAGCTAACATTGTTTTTCCTTTTGTTGCTCTAGGTAGCGATCATGTTTTGGTCAAAAATGTTGCTACCAATAGAAGCTCTTTTCAGACATTTTGGGGCAATACTTTGGTTCTATTAACTGCTAATGGAGCTGCTATAACTATTATTTTGTTGTTGCTTTCTCCTGTCATTTTCCCTACAGAACTTGCTTGGGGGACAATTCTGCTAATTTTGTTGGCAGATTTGCTTTGCTTGGGATTATTTGATATCAGCCTCAAAGCATTAATTGCCGGTGATTTAGTAAAAAAGACAGCCCAACTGGGAATATTCAGCAATTGTGGCAAATTACTGGCTGCTTTATCTTTGTCGGTATTTGTTGCTCAACCAAATATTACTAATTGGAGTTACTTATATCTTACTAGTTCGGTAATTACTGCTGCGATCGCTATTTTACTAGTTAATAAGATGCTAGGTTCTCCCCGTCCTATATGGTCTCATTTAAAATCTAATGTTGAAGAGGGATTATATTTTTCCATTAGTGCTTCGGCAAATAACATCAATGCGAATCTAGATAAATCTATGTTGGGAAAATTATCTAGTGTTGCCGCAACAGGTATCTATGGCTCAGCCTATCGTTTTATTGATGTGGGTAACGTGCCCTTATTTGCCTTGTCTGGCGCTACTTATACTAGATTTTTTCAGCATGGGGCTTCTGGAATCAAAGGTAGTTTGGGTTTTGCTAGACGTTTATTACCTATGATTGCCTTTTATGCGATCGCCAGCATTATTGGCTATTGGGTTCTGGCTCCGTATATTCCTGTAATTTTAGGGGAGGAATATCGAGAAGCGATTGAAGCTTTATTATGGTTGTCACCCTTACCGGCGATCGCCGCTTTTCAGTATCTGGCTGCTGATACCCTGACTGGTTCAGGACATCAAAAAGCCCGCAGCATAGTACAAGTAGCAGCCGCTATCATCAACGTGATCTTAAACATAGTACTTATTCCACAATTTTCCTGGCAAGGTGCAGCCTGGGCAACTCTCATTTCAGATTCTCTCAGGTTAGTTTGCCTCTGGTCGATCGTTTTTATTTTGTTGCGTCGTGAACAGCCATAG
- a CDS encoding O-antigen ligase — protein MAKSTNNILRIFEIVFSICTLIHISQAITPLFLIKGANEGDGIIIANFDLSLHAKISVLIYFVTFILLALRWKKVLATISSNKLLWILIGIVCFSYFWSINPSQTMRFTVYAIGTTGFGLYLATRYTLEEQLKLIGWTYGILLILSLLFVIAIPYYGIMGGIHEGAMRGVFTHKNQFGAFMAPGGVIFWLNALRGGKYSWIYWCLLVLSCATMVMSKSTTALATFAVMLMLCLVYRIFRWRYEVMVSAVLAVTIVGIASLIWIAGYIGSDTLFSSVGKDATLSGRIFIWQAVWEQIQLRPWLGYGLAAFWNGLSGPSAYIQLAVRIPVIYSHNGFLDLWLSIGFVGLAVFVASFLSTTTQSLALLRKTNSPEGFWPLLILTYIFLSNLTEGTFSDLSSSFWAIYVAVSYSLVIAKNNQYAISE, from the coding sequence ATGGCAAAAAGCACAAATAATATACTCAGAATATTTGAAATAGTTTTTTCAATCTGCACTTTAATTCATATATCTCAAGCTATTACACCTCTATTTTTAATTAAAGGAGCAAATGAGGGAGACGGCATTATCATTGCGAACTTCGATCTTTCTCTCCATGCAAAAATATCGGTCTTGATCTATTTTGTGACCTTCATCTTATTAGCCTTACGCTGGAAAAAAGTACTGGCAACCATTTCTAGTAATAAACTTCTTTGGATTCTCATCGGAATCGTTTGTTTCTCTTATTTTTGGTCAATTAATCCCAGCCAAACTATGAGGTTTACTGTGTATGCGATTGGTACCACAGGTTTTGGTCTTTATTTGGCAACTCGCTACACTCTAGAGGAACAATTGAAACTTATTGGCTGGACTTACGGTATATTGCTAATTTTGAGCTTATTATTTGTAATCGCCATACCCTATTACGGGATAATGGGTGGAATTCATGAAGGTGCGATGCGGGGAGTTTTTACTCATAAAAACCAATTTGGAGCCTTTATGGCACCTGGAGGAGTAATCTTTTGGTTAAATGCTCTTCGAGGAGGTAAATATAGTTGGATCTATTGGTGTCTACTCGTCCTTAGCTGCGCCACCATGGTTATGTCTAAATCAACAACAGCTTTAGCTACTTTTGCCGTCATGCTGATGTTGTGCCTGGTTTATCGTATTTTTCGTTGGCGATATGAAGTAATGGTTTCAGCCGTCTTAGCTGTGACCATTGTGGGTATTGCCAGTTTAATTTGGATTGCTGGATACATAGGTTCAGATACTCTGTTTAGTTCTGTAGGCAAAGATGCCACGTTGTCAGGTAGAATTTTTATCTGGCAAGCTGTATGGGAACAAATTCAGCTTCGTCCTTGGTTGGGTTATGGATTAGCTGCATTTTGGAATGGTTTAAGCGGTCCTTCTGCCTATATACAGTTGGCAGTGAGAATACCAGTCATTTATTCTCACAATGGATTTCTGGATCTTTGGCTATCAATAGGATTTGTAGGTTTAGCTGTTTTTGTTGCCAGTTTTTTAAGTACTACAACACAGTCGCTAGCATTGTTGAGAAAAACTAACAGTCCTGAGGGATTCTGGCCTCTCCTCATTTTGACGTATATCTTTTTATCAAATTTAACGGAAGGAACATTTTCAGATCTGAGTAGCTCCTTTTGGGCGATTTATGTCGCAGTATCCTACTCTTTAGTCATAGCTAAAAATAATCAATATGCAATTTCTGAATAA
- a CDS encoding carbamoyltransferase, which translates to MKILGISAYYHDSAAALVIDGEIVAAAQEERFSRKKHDARFPYKAISYCLQEVGIRLKDLDNIVFYEKPFITFERLLETYLAYAPKGFNSFLMAMPVWLKEKLYLKAVLKRELASLGDCKQSQLPKLLFTEHHQSHAAAAFFPSPFPRAAVLCLDAVGEWATSSVWLGDGNQLTPKWQLNFPHSLGMLYSAFTYYTGFKVNSGEYKLMGLAPYGEPKYENLILDNLLELKGDGTFRLNMNYFNYATGVTMTNRKFDRLFGAPPRKPESKLTQREMDIAASIQKVTEKIVLDLCRTVKQELQQDYLCLAGGVGLNCVANGKILRAGIFKDIWIQPAAGDAGSAIGAALAIWHQYHDQQRSVNGKDKMCGSYLGPRFSKTEISSYLDRVEAKYHYLEDEQLLPKLAEILAAENVVGWFQGRMEFGPRALGGRSIIGDPRSPKMQSVMNLKIKYRESFRPFAPSVLIDRVTDYFQIDRSSPYMLMVAPVQEDVRLSMTPQQQELFGIDQLKVPRSKIPAVTHVDYSARIQTVHQETNPRYYELIRQFETKTGCGAIVNTSFNVRGEPIVCTPEDAYRCFMRTEMDYLVLENFLLAKTDQPAWQKDDSWQEEFELD; encoded by the coding sequence ATGAAAATACTAGGAATATCTGCATACTACCATGATAGTGCAGCAGCTTTAGTCATTGATGGCGAAATTGTAGCTGCCGCTCAAGAAGAGCGTTTTTCTCGGAAGAAACATGATGCTAGATTTCCCTATAAAGCGATCTCTTACTGTCTCCAAGAAGTAGGGATTAGACTTAAAGATCTAGACAATATTGTTTTCTATGAAAAGCCTTTTATCACTTTTGAACGTTTGTTAGAGACCTATCTAGCTTACGCGCCAAAGGGTTTTAACTCTTTTCTGATGGCGATGCCAGTATGGCTTAAAGAAAAACTCTATCTCAAAGCAGTCCTGAAAAGAGAACTAGCTTCTCTAGGGGATTGTAAACAATCTCAATTGCCCAAATTACTATTTACCGAACACCATCAATCCCATGCTGCTGCTGCTTTTTTCCCTAGTCCCTTCCCACGGGCAGCAGTTCTCTGTCTTGATGCTGTTGGTGAATGGGCGACTTCGTCCGTTTGGTTGGGGGATGGTAATCAGTTAACACCTAAATGGCAGCTTAACTTTCCCCATTCTTTGGGTATGCTTTACTCAGCTTTCACTTACTATACGGGATTTAAAGTTAATTCGGGTGAATACAAGCTCATGGGGTTAGCACCCTATGGAGAACCAAAATATGAAAATTTAATCTTGGATAATCTTCTGGAATTAAAAGGAGATGGTACATTTCGGCTGAATATGAATTATTTCAATTACGCTACAGGTGTTACCATGACTAACCGTAAGTTTGACCGGTTATTTGGTGCTCCTCCCCGTAAACCAGAAAGCAAGCTAACTCAGCGTGAGATGGATATTGCCGCTTCGATCCAAAAAGTAACAGAAAAAATTGTGTTGGACTTATGTCGCACAGTCAAACAAGAGTTACAACAAGATTATTTATGTCTGGCTGGTGGGGTAGGACTCAACTGTGTTGCCAATGGCAAGATTTTACGAGCAGGAATCTTTAAGGACATTTGGATTCAACCAGCAGCAGGAGATGCTGGTAGTGCGATCGGTGCAGCCCTAGCAATTTGGCATCAATATCATGACCAACAGCGTTCAGTTAACGGCAAGGATAAAATGTGCGGTTCTTACCTAGGACCCAGGTTTAGTAAAACAGAAATTAGCAGTTATTTAGATCGAGTTGAAGCCAAATATCACTATCTCGAAGATGAACAACTATTGCCGAAACTAGCCGAGATACTGGCGGCAGAAAATGTGGTGGGATGGTTTCAAGGCAGGATGGAATTTGGACCGAGAGCTTTAGGAGGTCGTTCTATTATAGGCGATCCACGCAGTCCCAAGATGCAATCAGTGATGAACCTGAAAATTAAATATCGAGAGTCTTTTAGACCTTTTGCTCCTTCAGTATTAATTGATCGAGTTACAGACTATTTTCAGATCGATCGCTCCAGTCCTTATATGTTGATGGTAGCCCCAGTGCAAGAAGATGTACGCCTCTCGATGACACCACAACAGCAAGAATTATTTGGCATCGACCAGTTAAAAGTTCCTCGTTCTAAAATTCCTGCTGTCACTCATGTAGATTATTCTGCTCGCATTCAAACAGTTCATCAAGAGACCAATCCGCGCTATTACGAATTAATTCGTCAGTTTGAAACTAAAACGGGTTGTGGTGCGATTGTCAATACTTCTTTTAATGTTCGTGGAGAGCCGATCGTTTGTACACCAGAAGATGCTTATCGTTGCTTCATGCGGACAGAAATGGACTATTTAGTACTGGAAAATTTTCTACTAGCCAAAACTGACCAACCTGCCTGGCAGAAAGATGATTCTTGGCAAGAGGAATTTGAGTTAGATTAA